ATTTGGGTAAAACAATTTTGGGACTCTTTTTAGAAATGGGCAGAAAGAGTTTCTAATTAAGCTAGTCTCATGCTGTTACACCCTCACATATATATTGGCAGATAGTACAACTCTAGGGCTTTTTATGTAATGGAAGAGCCATAGGTGGAAAATGCTAGGAGCATAAATTTTCTCACAATTTGTTTATGTGacaaaagttgtgaaaaaaattgtggttcTAATATTACTCGTCTTAGGCATAGATTGGACCTCCACAAGAGTTTTCTTACTATATTTAAATCTTAACTActtatgcttcttcttcttcttcttttttttttttttttttttttggtgaataagTACTTATGTTTTAGTAACTTTTAACGTACTCTATCTAATGGGTAGTTGTAGACTAGTAGTATTAGCTGCCATTAAATCTTAGAAACTCATACTTTTGGGTGACCCTTATTTGTTGTCAGGAGAGAGCAAAGAGAATGATGAAATTTGCGGACTTGATTGACCAAAATGTGGAAGAATTAGCTGCCTTGGATACCCTTGACGCTGGCAAATTGTTCAGTATGGGCAAGGCTGTGGAAATTCCTTCTTCAGCAGATACTCTCCGCTACTATGCAGGTGCAGCAGATAAAATTCATGGAGATGTACTTAAAATGTCACGTGACTTTCATGCATACACATTGCACGAGCCAATTGGTGTGGTTGGACACATTATTCCCTGGAACTTTCCCACCACCATGTTCTTCTTGAAGGTTAGCCCTGCTTTAGCTGCTGGGTGCACCATGATCGTTAAGCCCGCTGAGCAAACTCCTCTCTCGGCTCTTTATTATGCTCATCTTGCTAAGCTTGTAAGTTGCATCACAATTCGATTATTTACTGTTTTGCAAACGCTTAAGGGTTAATTGATTCACACACTATTCATATTcccaacatttttatttttatttttttgttcccAACATGGAATTTAAATAAGGTTTTCCTCAACAATTCTTTTAGGACCGCAATTTGATGTAGGGGATCCATCCCATTATGTTTTTCATACCACTTAGTGGACCACTTCAGTTCAAAGTTGTGGCACCAAAATTGTGTCCCTAAATTTTCTCTTCTCAAGTTGTTTTAGAactataattttgttataattttaatatgtcAAACTATATATGAGTTGCTTATTATTTTCATACgaactcacaatttttttttcctgtattaCACATAGTTTGGcaagttgtggcaaaaataGTAGTGGTCTTAGATTTTCTCTTTGGGTTAAACTCATTTCACACCttattttatatagttttaCAGATAAGCGAAAAAACAACTGAAATTAGGACTTTCAACTCAAGTTACGATTAAGTCATTTTTTTGCGTttgtaaaattatgtataataatTTGTGTGTAACAAACACGGTTGTTTCTCTTTTGACGTTCATATTGCCACCATGGCTCATAAACTTTGGCCTGCTTTGGATTTTATGAGGTCTAACTGTTTTgaccttattttgtttttttctttttaaaggcTGGTATTCCGGATGGGGTGCTCAATGTTGTGACAGGATTTGGACCAACGGCTGGTGCTGCCATTTGCTCTCATATGGACATTGATGCGGTAATTTCTAGTTTTAACTACAATACATGTTTGTCTTATATGTGAATCTTTTCAAGGAAATTATTTAGCTATaaatttgttctcttttttttttttttttttttttcaggtgaGTTTCACTGGCTCCACAGAAGTAGGCCGTATAGTTATGAAGGCCGCAGCAGAAAGCAATTTGAAAGTGGTTTCACTTGAATTAGGAGGCAAGTCACCCCTCATAATTTTTGATGATGCTGATGTTGATATGGCTGCTCAGCTTGCTCTCATCGGCATCTTATATAATAAGGTGAAGTGTTTCTACTCAATTTTTCATCAACTTGCATTTTAGAAAACTAATTAATGACTAAAACATGTACATCAAtgacatttttctattttttcaggGAGAAATATGTATGGCAAGTTCTCGTGTCTATGTTCAAGAAGGGATATATGACAAACTTGTGAAGAAATTAGTGGAAATGGCAAAAGCATGGGTAGTTGGGGATCCTTTTGATCCTAAAGTTCAACAAGGACCCCAGGTATGATCACGATGTGAGAGGATTCAAGATTTTGTTCTTGTTTGAAGTCCAAACATGAAACATGGGGCTTTAGGGAGCAACATACAACAGAGTTCTTAATGTGAAAGATAGAACAtaatccacttataaattatagcCTATAATCTGAATAAAATTGCAATCTATATTGAAGTAGTAGTACTAAGCTAACAATTTTCCCTTAGTAGGTTTCCaatgaaaaacaacatttttatttcttttttgatttgcAGGCCGATAAGGAGCAGTTTGAAAAAATTCTTACCTACATTGAGCATGGCAAGAGAGAAGGGGCCACCCTATTAACCGGTGGCAAGCCCTTGACCTTGGGTGGGAAGGGATACTACGTTGAACCCACGATTTTCGCCGAAGTGaaggtttatatatttttcacttTACAACATGCATCTAAGGATCTTAATTTTTAAAGTCCGTTTATCTTTCCCTCCCTTGATATATTTCTATTGATGACTTGATCAGGACGATATGCTTATAGCAAAGGATGAAATATTTGGACCTGTTCTGGCACTTGCCAAGTTCAAGTGAGTACATTCTTCATTAATCCTCTTATTTCTTTGATCAAAACtttagaataaaattatttcatttatcAATTTATGGTTTTAGAAAGTAAAACATGGAGCAAGTGTATTATAATGAACACAATAGTGCAAAATAGTGTTGgggatttatatatataagcgCTTGACTATGTTGGCTTATTTCATGAACAATTACAGAACAATTGATGAGGCGATTAAGAGGGCCAACAGTACTAGATATGGACTAGCAGCAGGTATCGTTACAAAGGACTTGAATGTGGCTAACACTGTCTCAAGATCACTCCGTGCCGGCACCATTTGGATCAATTGCTATTTTGCTTTCTGCCAAGACTGCCCTTTTGGTGGGTATAAGATGAGTGGGTTTGGAAGAGATTCTGGACTTGAAGCCCTTCACAAGTATCTTCAAGTCAAGTCGGTTGTCACTCCCCTTTATAATTCTCCTTGGCTTTGAATTTAATATCCCTTCAGGCCTGGCAAAAGGAGAATTCACCATTTAGCATATAATAACGTTTGCAATAAAGTTCTTAGTTTTTGGCAAGGTAGTCGATACCGTACCATATCAGCTGGTACCGCCGGTATGTACTGTACTAGTACCTGTACTGTTACAAAACATTAACAtttcgtaccggtttaaatactgGCCGTATCGGCCGATACagaaataaggtttttttttttttttttttaatttcagttctgtaattttttaattttgtgtaaggatttgcattaatttattagtattatttgtttttttagtatgtTAAAGTTTAAAAccttgaataatttgttttgaattgaggtaatgtttatatatatttataaatataaaaaatagtagtAAATCCAAAACGGTACATTGGTATTGACCagtaccgaaatatatcgttccactAGTTAAATCGGTACAGCCTCTGGTACGAGATTGACTCCTTTGATTTCTAGGCCTATTGTACTACCGTATGTGTGTGACATACACCACTAATTGTGTTCCAAAAAACAATTTAGGATATGAAGTAATAGATCCTTCTGTGAAAATTGGGGATTGTTTCACCTTGTTAAATGAACacttatttgtttgtgttgtaGTTGTGACTTATTTTGTTTCCTTCCCATGATATTAAATTTCAgtcattcaaaaattaaataattaatgccGATAAGAAGTTGATATAATATCTGCGCGTAGTATAAGTATATCGATATAAATTTCAAGAACACTTGCATTGTTAATGTCCATAACCTTTTTGTGCATGAGGTTTGGTGAAACAATAATTCTAGAACCACAGCAAAATTCACAATTTGTCCACATGACAAGTTGTGGACCCACAATGAAAACTTGGAACACCAATGCCAACTTTTTGCATCACGATTCTATTTGAGTCTATCATTTGCCTATAGTATGTTTAGATCATCatgctcttctttttttggtaaactatgCTCTTCTTGTTTAATGGCAAAGGCCCCAATCTTTAGCGTTTAAGCTATAAAGAAAACGCATTTgtttagaagaaaaatgaatttatgTGAAGGCAGTGACTCACTGTTATTTTCACATGgacttcactttttttttttcaacactcATAATTAGTCACATAAGAGGTGTGAACTTGTTTTTTAACACTCACAATTAGTCACATAGGTGTTAAGAAAGACTGTGGTCCTCCTGTTATTCATTTTCAACATCCCGCTACGCTTCACGTTGTGACTTTGTGTGGTTTTACCCATTGCACAATCAAACTATTGGACTTTTGTGTACAAAGTCTACAGACTACGGTGTACAAACTATGAATCTATGATCGCTCTAACTCGTGTCACGTGAAAGGCAAGGTTCGCGGAGTAAGACATTCGTGACTAGAAATGTGTCAAATTGGTAACTTGTTTTTTGCTCAAAGAAATTTTGGTAACCTGTTcttgtttgaaaaaataatagcTCCCACATAAATAACTAAAACCTtgaatcatttttatttctttaaaaagtttataGTTGCAATTAAGGGTTAAagaatttgaatcttaaatTGAGATTTCTTAGCTACTACTTGGCATGAACTTGGATCCAACTTAGAGAAATATTTGCAACCTGGCGTGCGCACATTCATCACCTCCATTAAGATCGATATCTCATTCTAAGAGACCAAAGTTTAAAATTGAAGACAATATCAGATTTAGAGGTCAGgcacaaattttgtttccacGTAAAAAAACGAAATTAACGGAAAATACGcataaagaaggaaaaagaaagtcaTAAAACTCCAATGACAttcatattttcagttttcttaCAACCTAATTTCATCTCACATCAGTTGTTACTTTCATTTACCGTTGTCCTTCACCAGTTAACAACCCAAAAACAGAAACCTTGGAAACCAAACACATATGTTGCGatttcaccccaaaaaaaaaaaaaagtatccgtactgttattttttcatttttgtattttttttaccgATTTTTTgatacataatttcttgaaagaTGTCAAATTATACTCGTTTGTATAATTACCATAGCATATACATACCATAATGTGTTCAAATGGTAACCTGTTTAAAAgagatttttcttctttgaaaaatataatactcCCACATAAATAATTGTAACCTTGAAtcattatttctttaaaaattcgATTGTTGCAAAATGTAATTAATTGgtatccaaatatatatatgaataaatttaCATAGTGTCTATTATCAGTTGATTAAGGAGGTATTATTTCCATGGGTTTGGAAGGATTTgactctttttaacttttttgagCCATGCTCTTGGATCCAACTTAGAAAAATATGTTCATCCTGGCGTGCGCACATTCGTCACCTCCGTTAAAATCGATATCTCATTCTAACAGACCAAGAtagaaaataagataatttcAGATTCAGAGGCCAgacacaattaaaaaagaaaaaacgaaaTTAACCAAAAATACGCATAGAgatggccaaaaaaaaaaaaagggtcatgAAACTCCAttaatattc
This genomic stretch from Castanea sativa cultivar Marrone di Chiusa Pesio chromosome 1, ASM4071231v1 harbors:
- the LOC142644646 gene encoding aldehyde dehydrogenase family 2 member C4-like, whose amino-acid sequence is MGSHGTYDSLESSVKIPTIKFTKLFINGEFVDSISGKTFETIDPRTGEVIARIAEGDKEDVDLAVKAARHAFDDGPWPRLPGSERAKRMMKFADLIDQNVEELAALDTLDAGKLFSMGKAVEIPSSADTLRYYAGAADKIHGDVLKMSRDFHAYTLHEPIGVVGHIIPWNFPTTMFFLKVSPALAAGCTMIVKPAEQTPLSALYYAHLAKLAGIPDGVLNVVTGFGPTAGAAICSHMDIDAVSFTGSTEVGRIVMKAAAESNLKVVSLELGGKSPLIIFDDADVDMAAQLALIGILYNKGEICMASSRVYVQEGIYDKLVKKLVEMAKAWVVGDPFDPKVQQGPQADKEQFEKILTYIEHGKREGATLLTGGKPLTLGGKGYYVEPTIFAEVKDDMLIAKDEIFGPVLALAKFKTIDEAIKRANSTRYGLAAGIVTKDLNVANTVSRSLRAGTIWINCYFAFCQDCPFGGYKMSGFGRDSGLEALHKYLQVKSVVTPLYNSPWL